Proteins co-encoded in one endosymbiont 'TC1' of Trimyema compressum genomic window:
- a CDS encoding TM2 domain-containing protein yields METQKSKIAAGLFGIFLGAFGVYNFYLGYTGKAAGQLSMTIVGLLTSCFGIGVLLIFAAEIWGLIKGILILTGSINTDARGINCKRLI; encoded by the coding sequence TTGGAAACTCAAAAATCAAAAATAGCCGCCGGTCTTTTTGGTATTTTCTTGGGAGCCTTCGGTGTATATAATTTTTACCTTGGCTATACTGGGAAAGCAGCAGGTCAACTTTCAATGACAATCGTCGGCTTATTAACTTCATGTTTTGGTATTGGTGTACTGCTGATATTTGCAGCTGAAATTTGGGGCCTAATTAAAGGAATTTTAATCTTAACTGGTAGTATTAATACAGATGCTAGAGGTATAAATTGTAAGAGATTAATTTAA